Within the Flavobacterium sp. N502536 genome, the region GGTTTTACAAATTTAATTAAAAAAACAGCATAAATCATTCTTAATCTGAATACCGTTTTGTCGCCACGAATTCACCAATTTTATTTAAAAGCCAGGATGATTTGAAACAATTCGTGAATTCGTGGCAACCTCGCAATCTTTAAAACAACCCTGAAACCGGTTTGTTCACAATCCCAATTTTAGTAGAATCGAAGTTCATTTTTTGCTGTAATAAGGAAGCATAAACACTTCTGAAATCAATTTCATATTTTAAATCTCCGTTATCCAGATTAGACAAATCAGGATTGTTACCTAAAATTGTTCCTTTATTACTTCCTCCAATTATAAACATTGGCGCTGCAGTTCCATGATCTGTACCGTTTCCGTTATCTTTTACACGCCTGCCAAATTCAGAAAACACTACAACGGTTACATTCTGAAGCAACTTCGACTGTTTCATATCCTGATAAAAACTATACAGAGCGTCATTCAAATCCATTAATTTCTTTTCGTGTATGGCCAGCTGATTGTCGTGAGTATCAAATCCGCCTAACGAAGTATAGTACACTTTTGAATTTAAGTTGCCTTTAATCAGTCTGCCAATCCATTCCAGATTCTTCGATAATTCTGTCTTTGGATAACTGATTTCCGATTTGGATTTCGCCAACGCTTTCTGAATTTCATCAGATCCTTCAGTAACCGAATTGGCTATTTTTCGAACAAAATCCAATTGTGGATTATCCGACAAGGTTACATTTTCTTCTCTATCCGATTTTACTTTAAACCGGTTTGGATCTTTTACCGTGATAAAATTAGGTTCATTTCCTTTCAAGGCCAGATTGT harbors:
- a CDS encoding DUF1501 domain-containing protein, whose protein sequence is MNRRNFLTLTGTLTGGLLVLPDFLHAFGSQPNLIVGEQCVVFVQLNGGNDGLNTFVPYDNPLYYDLRTKIALNKDAVVGKNKGMAFHPALKDFAQMQQNGDLTVIQNVGYPEPIRSHFRSQEIWQTATDSNKYNNEGWLGRYLDLQCNGHQATAGINLDSIDNLALKGNEPNFITVKDPNRFKVKSDREENVTLSDNPQLDFVRKIANSVTEGSDEIQKALAKSKSEISYPKTELSKNLEWIGRLIKGNLNSKVYYTSLGGFDTHDNQLAIHEKKLMDLNDALYSFYQDMKQSKLLQNVTVVVFSEFGRRVKDNGNGTDHGTAAPMFIIGGSNKGTILGNNPDLSNLDNGDLKYEIDFRSVYASLLQQKMNFDSTKIGIVNKPVSGLF